The proteins below come from a single Armatimonadota bacterium genomic window:
- a CDS encoding molybdenum cofactor biosynthesis protein, whose translation MRRAGVLTISDRCAAGKAEDVSGQVLEEAMRTAGYEVVRRATLPDERELIAGWLREACDVCDLILTTGGTGFAPRDVTPEATRDVIEREAPGIAELLRLEGLKKTPFAALSRGVAGIRGRTLIINLPGSPRAVRESLDVLLPLLPHAIDLIQEHPTSHSPQGGAQ comes from the coding sequence ATGAGACGAGCGGGCGTGTTAACCATCAGCGACCGATGCGCAGCGGGCAAGGCAGAGGATGTTTCCGGCCAGGTGCTGGAAGAAGCGATGCGCACAGCCGGCTACGAAGTGGTGCGACGCGCCACTCTGCCTGACGAGCGCGAGCTTATCGCCGGGTGGCTGCGGGAAGCGTGTGATGTCTGCGACCTCATCCTGACCACCGGAGGCACAGGCTTCGCCCCCCGTGACGTGACGCCCGAAGCCACGCGCGACGTGATAGAACGCGAAGCGCCTGGTATCGCCGAACTGTTGCGGCTTGAGGGGTTGAAGAAAACACCCTTCGCCGCTCTGTCACGCGGGGTGGCGGGCATCCGGGGGCGTACTCTGATCATCAACCTGCCGGGTAGCCCCCGCGCGGTTCGGGAGAGCCTGGACGTGCTGTTGCCGTTACTTCCGCACGCCATCGACCTGATTCAAGAACACCCCACCTCACATTCGCCGCAAGGAGGCGCACAGTGA
- a CDS encoding syringomycin biosynthesis enzyme, translated as MQATNRIAITDEERDFFLQNGFLVLRNVLEGEELRHVQQAMDDLTAYGSAEVRDDPDYMYGTGPQSGKPVLRRIEYVIDKRDEMKVLLGHPFILRSVEKLMGTDLIPTWDSMVLKMPGEGIIVPWHRDAGTEFVGDTPIFNVDFYLDEADEDTCLWVLPGSHLWDAERVQQWLADHKERDTTKADFKASGAVPVFMQPGDVLFHNILVLHGSPYNLSDKIRRVVYYEFRAAHVEHELGPHVPEYIPLKQRVLLHCIEKRRQAQYIPEDEVPYEYNPPEPFTVEWQPGTDLPTYRYPHEQYWRS; from the coding sequence ATGCAAGCGACAAACCGTATCGCTATCACCGATGAGGAACGCGACTTCTTCCTGCAGAATGGCTTCCTCGTCCTGCGTAATGTGCTTGAAGGAGAGGAATTGCGCCATGTTCAGCAGGCAATGGACGACCTGACCGCGTATGGCTCCGCTGAGGTACGCGACGACCCCGACTACATGTACGGAACAGGGCCCCAATCGGGCAAACCTGTCCTTCGGCGCATCGAGTATGTTATCGACAAGCGCGACGAGATGAAAGTGCTTCTGGGGCATCCTTTCATCCTGCGCTCTGTGGAGAAGCTGATGGGCACAGACCTCATCCCCACGTGGGACTCGATGGTGCTGAAGATGCCCGGCGAGGGAATCATCGTTCCCTGGCATCGTGACGCCGGCACCGAGTTTGTCGGTGATACCCCTATCTTCAACGTGGACTTCTACCTGGACGAAGCAGACGAAGATACCTGCTTATGGGTTCTGCCGGGCAGCCATCTTTGGGATGCGGAGCGGGTACAGCAGTGGCTCGCTGACCACAAAGAGCGTGACACCACCAAAGCGGATTTTAAGGCATCCGGTGCGGTGCCAGTCTTCATGCAACCGGGAGATGTGCTGTTCCACAATATTCTGGTATTGCACGGCTCGCCGTACAACCTGTCGGACAAAATCCGCCGTGTGGTATACTATGAGTTCCGTGCCGCACATGTGGAGCACGAGCTGGGTCCCCACGTGCCCGAATACATCCCGCTGAAGCAGCGCGTGTTGCTCCACTGTATCGAGAAACGCAGGCAGGCGCAGTACATTCCGGAGGACGAAGTACCTTATGAGTATAACCCCCCGGAGCCGTTTACGGTAGAATGGCAGCCGGGTACGGATTTGCCCACATACCGCTATCCCCATGAGCAATACTGGAGGAGTTAA
- a CDS encoding MFS transporter, with the protein MLRSVPEHRGNPRGGPLDAMHLKQQGMLPSYTELHRAMKPTLRDYLGISLFWFALSFFWGAVLILVLPDRVEQLVGSQEKDRVLAIVTSIGAFVASATQILFGAISDRSRHRMGRRRPYLIVGTVLTTIALFAFPAARTAWTLMGVYIIIQFFLNVANGPYQALIPDRIPWQYHGTASAWMGICTLLGRIGGPFAASLLLGSERGLFWLMVLFALFLNAFMLLNVWLIREEPYTGNAPTLWEAITSSYRVPLKPYPSFVWLLVSRLAIMMGIYTVNFCLLYYLRDTLGYREEAFQLITNLMILSTVTGILGTIPAGKLADRYSKRLILALSCLICLVAGIGFLFATDLRVVYIAVGIFGAGFGVFQAVDWALACNLLSEEAPAKYMGVWGIADTLPQVIAPLIAGPIAYAINKQVQMGAGYRALMVLAMVYWAIGTVVIRYIRERR; encoded by the coding sequence ATGCTTCGCAGTGTCCCCGAACATAGGGGCAACCCTCGTGGCGGCCCGTTGGATGCGATGCATCTGAAGCAGCAAGGAATGTTGCCCTCTTACACCGAATTGCATAGGGCAATGAAACCCACCCTGCGTGACTATTTAGGTATCAGCCTCTTCTGGTTTGCGCTCTCCTTTTTCTGGGGCGCGGTGCTGATATTGGTTCTACCCGACCGTGTGGAGCAGCTGGTTGGCTCACAGGAAAAGGACCGCGTGTTGGCGATAGTAACCAGCATCGGCGCGTTCGTAGCTTCTGCCACGCAAATCCTGTTCGGCGCAATCAGCGACCGTAGCCGCCACCGCATGGGGCGCAGACGTCCTTACCTGATTGTGGGTACCGTGCTCACGACCATCGCGCTGTTTGCTTTCCCCGCTGCACGCACCGCATGGACGCTCATGGGTGTTTACATCATTATCCAGTTCTTTCTGAACGTGGCTAACGGACCCTACCAGGCTCTGATTCCCGACCGCATCCCCTGGCAGTATCACGGAACCGCTTCGGCGTGGATGGGCATCTGCACCCTGTTAGGACGCATCGGCGGTCCCTTCGCCGCCAGTCTGTTGCTGGGCTCGGAGCGTGGGTTATTCTGGCTGATGGTGCTGTTTGCTCTCTTCCTCAACGCTTTCATGCTGCTGAACGTGTGGCTCATCCGCGAAGAGCCTTACACCGGCAACGCGCCCACCCTGTGGGAGGCGATAACTTCCAGCTACCGTGTGCCGCTGAAACCCTACCCGAGCTTTGTGTGGCTGCTGGTAAGCCGTCTCGCCATCATGATGGGTATTTATACGGTCAACTTCTGCCTGCTATACTACCTGCGCGATACATTAGGCTATCGCGAGGAGGCGTTCCAGCTTATCACCAATCTCATGATACTCTCCACCGTCACCGGCATTTTAGGCACGATTCCCGCAGGCAAGCTCGCCGACCGCTACAGCAAACGGCTGATACTGGCTCTCTCCTGCCTCATCTGCTTGGTGGCGGGCATAGGTTTTCTCTTTGCCACCGACCTACGAGTGGTTTACATCGCGGTAGGCATCTTCGGAGCAGGATTCGGCGTGTTTCAGGCGGTGGACTGGGCGTTAGCGTGCAACCTGCTGTCAGAGGAGGCTCCGGCGAAGTACATGGGTGTGTGGGGCATTGCGGACACCCTGCCGCAGGTGATTGCTCCTTTAATCGCCGGACCGATTGCATACGCCATCAATAAGCAGGTGCAGATGGGGGCGGGCTATCGTGCGCTGATGGTGCTGGCAATGGTGTACTGGGCAATCGGCACAGTGGTGATTCGGTATATTAGAGAGCGTAGATGA